A window from Myxococcus fulvus encodes these proteins:
- a CDS encoding M24 family metallopeptidase translates to MTLLKWAALPLLFLSLSACSASRCAQARDEKPRLLPMSQQIALREGWLQKRHGMLLEMMRRHGVGMWIVVNEEFHDDPLTQYVAPPRPYAGNRDVFVFVDAGAEGLRRVALTGYAEEAVLQFFETPEEGTSGPEFLAELDARHQPKAIALGIDGKRGVTRSLTRDGYAWVLEALGPKAEARFVSAAPLIEEYLDTRLPEEWEHYKGLVELTDEVVKEAFSSKVVVPGKTTVGDIRRWLYDRLWALGVSTWFQPDMRVQRKGGVNSKSRGFLAVTKEDVVIERGDLIHVDFGISYLGLHTDWQKMAYVLREGETDAPQGLKQALANTNTLQDVLMLETSRPGLSSADVYDATMARMDALGITAQVYSHPLGNQGHALGASIDFRSATRKEAPKLLREGSYIAIELNTSTPVPEWDGQKVAVMEEDPAYLTQEGWKFFVPRQEAFYLIK, encoded by the coding sequence ATGACCCTGCTGAAGTGGGCGGCCCTGCCGCTCCTGTTCCTGTCGTTGTCCGCGTGTTCGGCGTCCCGGTGTGCCCAGGCCCGCGACGAGAAGCCCCGGCTGTTGCCCATGTCCCAGCAGATTGCGCTGCGGGAGGGCTGGCTGCAGAAGCGCCACGGCATGCTGCTGGAGATGATGCGCCGCCATGGCGTGGGCATGTGGATTGTCGTCAACGAGGAGTTCCATGACGACCCGCTGACGCAGTACGTGGCGCCGCCTCGTCCGTACGCGGGCAACCGGGACGTCTTCGTCTTCGTGGACGCGGGCGCCGAGGGGTTGCGGCGCGTGGCGCTGACGGGCTACGCGGAGGAGGCGGTGCTCCAGTTCTTCGAGACGCCCGAGGAGGGCACGTCCGGGCCGGAGTTCCTGGCGGAGCTGGACGCGCGCCACCAGCCGAAGGCGATTGCGCTGGGCATCGACGGCAAGCGGGGCGTGACGCGCAGCCTGACGCGGGACGGGTATGCGTGGGTTCTGGAGGCGCTCGGGCCGAAGGCGGAGGCGCGCTTCGTGAGCGCGGCGCCGCTCATCGAGGAGTACCTGGACACGCGGCTGCCCGAGGAGTGGGAGCACTACAAGGGGCTGGTGGAGCTGACGGACGAGGTGGTGAAGGAGGCCTTCTCGTCGAAGGTGGTGGTGCCGGGGAAGACGACGGTGGGGGACATCCGCCGGTGGCTCTACGACAGGCTGTGGGCGCTGGGCGTGAGCACGTGGTTCCAGCCGGACATGCGCGTGCAGCGCAAGGGTGGGGTGAACTCCAAGTCGCGCGGCTTTCTCGCGGTGACGAAGGAGGACGTCGTCATCGAGCGCGGAGACCTCATCCACGTGGACTTCGGCATCAGCTACCTGGGGCTGCACACCGACTGGCAGAAGATGGCCTATGTGCTGCGCGAGGGTGAGACGGACGCGCCCCAGGGTTTGAAGCAGGCCTTGGCCAACACGAACACGCTCCAGGATGTGTTGATGCTGGAGACGTCCCGGCCGGGGCTCTCCTCGGCGGATGTGTACGACGCGACGATGGCGAGGATGGACGCGCTTGGAATCACGGCGCAGGTCTACAGCCATCCGCTGGGCAACCAGGGGCACGCGCTGGGGGCGTCCATCGACTTCCGCTCGGCGACGCGCAAGGAGGCGCCGAAGCTGTTGCGCGAGGGCTCATACATCGCCATCGAGCTCAACACGTCCACGCCGGTGCCGGAGTGGGACGGGCAGAAGGTCGCGGTGATGGAGGAGGACCCGGCCTATCTCACGCAGGAGGGCTGGAAGTTCTTCGTGCCGCGGCAGGAGGCCTTCTACCTCATCAAGTAG